In a genomic window of Flavobacterium crassostreae:
- a CDS encoding ATP-binding protein, giving the protein MKLKILYGNSQIFKIALGIAILVIVYFASVFYKQMQNLESSVNVIANATETQLELERVLSTISIYETNLRSFIITNDSTYLEHRFLRKGEIELNFDRIKKLVVHNPSRTKDVDQLKKMIDFRFALFKETLLLAKSKNPDKSPLIAKLKESSDFTEGMKNYVYQTIDTESDKIKTHNDNHQFELQDSIISAFLLVLLSLLILLLSFNKMNVDISALQKANDELQYLNHSFNNAEKIAGFGHWKINLKTKKYFFSDNFFRLLGVQPNDFEPNIENFSKFIHPEDVDFVIKAHRDSLKNHNDTSVMFRYILPDGSIRYIWSVGSFTQNTSGDLIKTGVNYDVSNLYKKTLELEENNKKLQSINQELESFNNIVSHDLQEPLHKIQMFISRIEAKEMDLISDQGKVYFSKIKFSANKMQTLLIDLVNYSRALKGDKVFVKTDLNILLSQVLEDLSLNIADKEAVVTLENLPAIKVIPFQVEQLFINLISNALKYSKENIVPEISIFEEEIFANEIYENKIITNEEYCKIVVSDNGIGFPQEYANKIFHLFYRLDKDVKYSGTGLGLAICKRIVENHDGFIQVNSEPNIGSKFAIFIPRNI; this is encoded by the coding sequence ATGAAGTTAAAAATTTTATACGGAAATTCTCAAATATTTAAAATTGCTCTAGGTATAGCAATTTTAGTAATTGTATATTTTGCATCTGTTTTTTACAAACAGATGCAAAATTTAGAATCCTCGGTTAATGTAATAGCCAACGCCACCGAAACACAGCTTGAGTTAGAGCGCGTACTCTCTACAATAAGTATTTACGAAACCAATCTCAGGAGTTTTATAATCACAAATGACAGCACGTATCTAGAACACCGTTTTTTAAGAAAAGGCGAAATAGAGCTTAATTTTGACCGTATTAAAAAATTAGTAGTCCATAATCCCTCCAGAACCAAGGATGTAGACCAGCTAAAAAAAATGATTGATTTTCGGTTTGCTCTCTTTAAAGAAACGCTACTCTTGGCCAAAAGTAAAAACCCAGACAAGAGTCCGTTGATCGCTAAGCTCAAAGAAAGTAGTGACTTTACCGAAGGGATGAAAAACTATGTGTACCAAACTATTGATACCGAGTCAGATAAAATAAAAACACATAATGATAACCATCAATTTGAACTTCAGGATTCTATAATTAGTGCGTTTTTGTTGGTACTGCTCTCGTTACTTATTTTGTTGCTTTCTTTCAATAAAATGAATGTAGATATTTCAGCACTACAGAAAGCAAATGATGAACTCCAATATTTAAACCACTCCTTTAATAATGCCGAAAAAATTGCAGGATTTGGGCATTGGAAAATTAATTTAAAAACCAAAAAGTATTTTTTTTCCGATAATTTTTTTCGCCTTTTAGGGGTGCAACCCAATGATTTTGAACCCAATATTGAGAACTTCTCAAAATTTATTCATCCCGAAGACGTCGACTTTGTTATAAAAGCTCATAGAGATTCTTTAAAGAACCACAACGATACCTCGGTTATGTTTCGGTACATACTACCAGATGGTAGCATCCGATACATTTGGTCTGTTGGAAGTTTTACACAAAACACTAGCGGCGACTTGATCAAAACAGGTGTAAACTATGATGTTAGTAATTTATACAAAAAAACACTGGAGTTAGAAGAGAATAATAAAAAATTACAGAGTATCAATCAAGAGTTAGAATCGTTCAACAACATCGTAAGCCATGATTTGCAAGAACCCTTGCACAAAATACAGATGTTTATCTCTAGGATAGAAGCCAAAGAGATGGATTTGATATCCGATCAAGGGAAAGTGTATTTTTCAAAAATTAAATTTTCGGCCAATAAAATGCAAACCTTACTAATTGATTTAGTAAATTATTCTCGTGCTCTAAAGGGAGATAAAGTTTTTGTAAAAACAGATTTGAATATACTTTTAAGCCAAGTTCTAGAGGACTTATCTTTAAATATAGCCGACAAAGAAGCCGTAGTTACCCTAGAGAATTTACCTGCTATAAAAGTAATTCCTTTTCAGGTAGAACAATTGTTCATTAATTTGATTTCAAATGCTCTAAAATATAGTAAAGAGAACATTGTTCCGGAAATTAGTATTTTTGAGGAAGAGATTTTTGCTAACGAAATCTACGAAAACAAAATTATTACCAATGAAGAATATTGTAAAATTGTAGTTTCGGATAACGGGATTGGTTTTCCGCAAGAATATGCCAATAAAATATTTCATTTATTTTATAGATTGGACAAAGACGTAAAATATTCTGGAACTGGTTTGGGACTGGCAATATGCAAAAGGATTGTAGAGAATCACGACGGTTTTATACAAGTAAATTCAGAGCCAAACATAGGATCTAAATTTGCAATTTTTATACCTCGGAATATTTAA
- the glyA gene encoding serine hydroxymethyltransferase, translated as MQRDEQIFDLILEEQDRQIHGLELIASENFVSDQVMEAAGSVLTNKYAEGYPGKRYYGGCEVVDVIEQIAIDRAKELFGAAYANVQPHSGSQANTAVYHACLKPGDKILGFDLSHGGHLTHGSPVNFSGRLYTPVFYGVDPETGRLDYDKIQEIALKEQPKLIIAGASAYSRDMDFERFRVIADSVGAILFADISHPAGLIAKGLMNDPVPHCHIVATTTHKTLRGPRGGLILMGKDFENPMGLKTPKGDIRMMSSLLDLAVFPGNQGGPLMHIIAAKAVAFGEALKDEFFTYAVQLQKNANAMADAFVKRGYHIISGGTDNHMMLIDLRNKGISGKEAENALVKAEITVNKNMVPFDDKSPFVTSGIRIGTPAITTRGLVEEDMETIVAMIDKVLTNHTNEDILEEVATEVNEMMSERAIFVF; from the coding sequence ATGCAACGCGACGAACAAATTTTTGACCTTATTCTAGAAGAACAAGATAGACAAATACACGGATTAGAATTAATTGCTTCGGAAAACTTTGTAAGTGACCAAGTTATGGAAGCTGCTGGTTCTGTTTTAACCAATAAATATGCCGAGGGATATCCTGGAAAAAGATATTATGGTGGTTGTGAAGTAGTAGATGTTATAGAACAAATTGCTATTGATAGAGCCAAAGAATTATTTGGGGCAGCTTATGCCAACGTACAACCACATTCTGGATCGCAAGCAAATACAGCAGTATACCATGCTTGTTTGAAACCAGGAGACAAAATATTAGGTTTTGATTTGTCTCATGGAGGACATTTAACACATGGGTCTCCAGTGAATTTTTCGGGACGTTTATACACTCCTGTTTTTTATGGTGTGGATCCTGAAACCGGACGTTTGGATTATGATAAAATTCAAGAAATAGCTCTAAAAGAACAACCCAAATTAATCATAGCTGGCGCTTCGGCATATTCTAGAGATATGGATTTTGAGCGTTTTAGAGTAATTGCAGATAGCGTAGGTGCTATTTTGTTTGCAGATATTTCTCACCCAGCAGGTCTTATTGCTAAAGGATTGATGAACGACCCTGTGCCTCATTGTCATATTGTAGCTACAACTACTCACAAAACCTTACGTGGTCCTAGAGGAGGACTGATCCTGATGGGTAAAGATTTTGAAAATCCAATGGGTTTAAAAACACCAAAAGGAGATATTAGAATGATGTCTTCGTTATTGGATTTAGCTGTTTTTCCGGGTAACCAAGGAGGACCGTTAATGCATATTATTGCTGCAAAAGCAGTAGCATTTGGAGAGGCTTTAAAAGACGAGTTTTTTACCTATGCAGTACAATTGCAAAAAAACGCAAATGCTATGGCAGATGCTTTTGTAAAAAGAGGATACCACATTATCTCTGGTGGTACGGATAACCACATGATGTTAATTGATTTAAGAAACAAAGGAATTTCGGGTAAAGAGGCAGAAAATGCTTTGGTAAAAGCCGAAATTACGGTAAACAAAAACATGGTTCCCTTTGATGATAAATCGCCGTTTGTTACCTCTGGAATTCGTATTGGTACTCCAGCAATCACTACCCGTGGATTGGTAGAGGAAGATATGGAAACTATTGTTGCTATGATAGATAAAGTATTGACCAACCACACCAATGAAGATATCCTCGAAGAGGTAGCTACCGAAGTAAATGAAATGATGAGCGAAAGAGCTATTTTTGTATTCTAA
- a CDS encoding helix-turn-helix domain-containing protein, protein MRLYIKYDGIVACRVILQEQLELLEIDYKLLELGEIEISNSVTKERLAQLQEALNKYAIFIVSNEKSQLIQKIKDAIVEMVYEKDKLPSVTISQYLSDKLNFSYGYITNIFSEYTYTSIENFIIIQKIERAKKLIIEDELTLTEVSYKLNYSSVAYLSSQFKKVTGLTPSAFKRIVDKRRSLSN, encoded by the coding sequence ATGAGATTGTATATAAAATATGATGGAATTGTAGCCTGTAGAGTTATTTTGCAAGAACAATTGGAGCTACTAGAGATAGATTATAAACTTTTAGAATTGGGAGAGATTGAAATATCCAACTCGGTCACCAAAGAGCGTTTAGCCCAACTCCAAGAAGCATTAAATAAATATGCAATATTTATAGTTAGTAACGAAAAAAGCCAACTAATCCAAAAAATAAAAGATGCTATTGTAGAGATGGTCTACGAGAAAGATAAACTACCATCGGTTACTATTTCGCAATATTTATCTGATAAATTAAATTTTAGTTATGGGTATATTACAAATATTTTTTCGGAGTACACCTATACATCCATTGAAAATTTTATAATAATCCAAAAAATAGAAAGGGCCAAAAAATTAATTATTGAAGATGAATTGACTTTGACCGAGGTTTCTTATAAATTAAACTACAGTAGTGTAGCTTACTTGTCTAGTCAATTTAAAAAAGTTACAGGATTAACTCCTTCTGCTTTTAAACGAATAGTAGATAAAAGGAGGAGTTTATCAAATTAA
- a CDS encoding tRNA-(ms[2]io[6]A)-hydroxylase codes for MGVLRLELPTDPRWVTIVEKNIEEILTDHAWCEQKAATNAITIITNNSEHQDLVQDLLALAKEEIEHFEQVHAIIIKRGLKLGRERKDPYVNDLYLYMKKSSNGSRVSSLVERLLFSAMIEARSCERFKILSENIKDEELAVFYRELMESEAGHYTTFITYARKYGTGIDVEQRWREWLAYEASIIANYGNQQTIHG; via the coding sequence ATGGGAGTATTACGATTAGAACTACCGACCGATCCAAGATGGGTTACTATTGTCGAAAAAAATATTGAAGAAATCCTGACCGATCACGCTTGGTGCGAACAAAAAGCCGCAACCAACGCCATAACCATAATTACTAATAACTCCGAACATCAAGACTTGGTTCAAGATTTATTAGCCTTGGCCAAAGAGGAGATAGAGCATTTTGAACAAGTACATGCTATAATTATAAAACGAGGGCTAAAACTAGGCAGAGAGCGCAAAGATCCCTATGTGAATGATTTGTATTTGTATATGAAAAAAAGCAGCAACGGCAGTAGGGTGTCTAGTTTGGTAGAACGATTGTTATTTTCGGCAATGATTGAAGCAAGAAGTTGCGAGCGATTTAAAATTTTGTCCGAAAACATTAAAGATGAGGAGCTTGCTGTTTTTTATAGAGAATTAATGGAAAGTGAGGCCGGACATTACACCACTTTTATTACCTATGCACGCAAATATGGTACAGGAATTGATGTAGAGCAGCGCTGGAGAGAATGGCTAGCCTACGAAGCATCTATAATTGCAAACTATGGCAACCAACAAACCATACATGGATAG
- a CDS encoding response regulator, which translates to MITHKDSIHILIADDDEDDRAFFSDAMMELKMNNKLTLFNDGKDLMKYLSRTDIVMPHILFLDLNMPYKSGFECLKEIRLDARFKEVSIAIYSTSSSEKDIEETFIEGANIYIKKPNDFNKLKKVIKEVLNMNWQFHSSGLNKETFFFSI; encoded by the coding sequence ATGATTACACACAAGGATTCCATACATATTTTGATTGCAGATGATGACGAAGATGATCGCGCATTTTTTAGTGATGCCATGATGGAGCTTAAAATGAATAATAAGCTAACTCTCTTTAATGATGGTAAAGATTTGATGAAATACCTATCACGGACTGATATTGTGATGCCACATATCTTGTTTTTGGATTTAAATATGCCGTACAAATCTGGGTTTGAATGTTTAAAAGAGATACGATTGGATGCCCGTTTTAAAGAAGTATCGATTGCTATTTATTCCACCTCTTCATCGGAGAAGGATATTGAGGAAACCTTTATTGAAGGAGCAAATATTTATATAAAAAAGCCAAATGATTTTAATAAACTTAAAAAAGTAATAAAAGAAGTGCTTAATATGAATTGGCAATTTCATTCTTCAGGGTTAAATAAAGAAACTTTTTTCTTTAGCATCTAA